The DNA window GTCAACGTGGTTTCATAAGCGTTCAGCGGCTCTTTCGCCGCGCAGCGGACATTGCGACCTGGCGTGGTCTTCGCCAGCCTTGCGTCCTGACATGGTTCTGTCAGCATTGCGACCGCCGATGTTTTTCGGCGCATTGCGTTCAATGTTTTATTCCAGCATCTCCTCCTGCCGAGGCAACCTTGCGTTTTCCAGATGCTGTCTCTCATGCATTACTTCACCAAATCGATCTTGGTATAATCTAGAATCGCGTTACTGTCTGGATTTATGCGACTTCTTCTGGGGAGGTGCGATCTTGAAATCGAAAGTGGGTTACTCAACTGTCTATGCTATTCTCGGAATTCTCTTGGGAGCTCTTGCTCTTCTTAACTATCTCTTCCCGCTAAATCACATGCCCTCTCCAGACGGACCTCACAGCGTGGGGTTTCGTTCTTTCGAAGTGACGAATCCTGAACCGATAGGAGTTTCTGGAATCGATTACTCTGATTCCGCGAAGATACGTCTGGATATTTGGTATCCTGCAGATGGGGTTTCCGGTTATGAAAGAAAGGGTTGGATAAACAATGATCCGATTATCTTTGAAGGGTTCGAGGTTATGACCGGTTATCCAAAGGCTTTATTCGAACATCTATACAAAGTACGAACCAACTCATTCATAGGTGCACCGCCACTTATGGATTCGTCTAGTTGGCCTATTGTTATATTGCTTCTCGGTTGGTCGTCAATAAGTGAATTACATACCTCTCTGGCCGAGTCTTTGGCTAGCAGCGGATATCTTGTCGTAGGAATAGAGCATCCGGGCGCCTGTGCAGTAGTGACCTTTTCGGACGGTAGCGTCTATTATTTTTTGGGAAACGATCTTCTCGACGGATTGCTTGAAGGCACTAGAGAGAATAAACTCAGGCTTCTGTCAGAGTATCTTTCTCGTGACATAGACTACGTAATTGAGTTTCTAAAAGAGATGAATGAAGATCCTCATTCAGATTTCTTTGAAAGGTTGAATATGGAAGACATTGGTCTCTACGGCCATTCCGGAGGCGGGTGCGTCGCCATACGGTATTCGCTTTCAAACGAAGGAGTTCCGATGGTCTTGGCCGATCCTACCCTTGAGGGTTTCACCATTGAGGAACTGGGTTCAGGGCTTTCAAATCCAGTATTGCTGATGACTTCAAGCGAATGGGAATCTGGCGTCAATGGCGGATTTCTTTCAAAGATTTCGGAAGCCTCGGCAAAACAGAACTATTACTTGAGTATAAGTGACATGAGACATGTAGACTTCGCAATGGTCAGAAATCTCTCACCACTAACTTACTTCTTTGGCGAGACAGGAAAGTTCATGAACAACAAAGATGCGATGAATCGTCTTGACAGCGCGGTGAAGTTCTTCTTTGATAGTATTTTTTTCGGCAGAAGCGTTGAGGAACTTTTCAAGCTCTCGGATTCCGTGCCCGAATTCTCTTTAGATAAGATTAGTCTCTTCCAGTGAAGTTTGCTTCTCTTTCGATCATTAGTTCGGCCATCTCGAAATCGAGAGGCGTAGTTATCTTTGGGTTTGGAACGATCGAGTCAACAGTAAGCACTCTGCCACCAAACCCTACGAACAGCTGTGCATCATCAGTTGAGATATGAATTCCGTCTGTGACCGCTTTTCTGTGCGCCTGCAGGATTTCTTGAAACTTGAAGGTCTGTGGGGTCTCTGCCCGTCTAAGATTACTTCTATTTGGAACGTCGACCACCACTTCATCTTCCACCAGATATACCGTATCTGCTGTTTTTTCAGTTACAACTACTCCCGTTCCAGGAGTGACAAGCCTAAGAATCTCCGGAATCTGCTTTTTCGAAAAGAAAGGTCTTGCTGCATCGTGAATCATCACTATATCTGGTTTGATTGTTTCGCAGAACAAAAGCCCGTTTTGAACGGACTCTTGCCTTGTCTCTCCTCCAGATACGACACTTACTGAGTCCATTCCTCTTTTCTCGAGAATCTTCCTCGCCTGACCTAACCAGTCTTTGTGAACGACCAATACAATGAAATCAACAAAAGCAGATCCGTGAAATACTTCCACGGATCTGACGAATATCTCTTTTCCTGAAAGAGGCATAAACTGTTTTGGAAGAGAGGAATGCATTCTCAGCCCCAAACCGCCAGCTACTATTAGTGCCCCTGTTTTCATCTAAGTAAATGAACCACAAGTCCACTGCGCAGTTTTGGCTCGAACCAGGTCGATTTCGGAGGCATTATCCTTCCCTGATCGGCGACGGCCAAAAGTTCCTCCATCGAAGTAGGGAACATCGAAAACGCAACTGCCCAGCCATTTGCTATTCTGTTTTCAAGAGCACTCAGACCCCTAATCCCGCCGACGAAATCGATCCTCGAATCCTTTCTGGGATTATCGATCCCAAGAAGAGGACTTAGAAGGTTCTTCTGAAGTATATCGACGTCCAGGCTTGAAACGGGGTCCTTCGCGTCAAACGTGCCTTCTCTTGCGGTGAGTCGGTACCACTTTCCCAAAAGGCACATTCCAAAGTCGTGTCTCTTCAGAGGTTTAAAAGGACTCTCCGGAGCATCTTCAACTTCAAAGGCAAATTCGACTCTCTCTAAGAACTCCGACTCGGACAGACCATTCAGATCCTGAACTACCCTGTTGTAGTCCATTATCTCAAGATGAGAATGGGGAAATGCTACTGCCATGAAGAAGTTGTACTCTTCATCTCCAGTATGCTCCAGGTTGGATTCCTTCAGTAAATCCCTCACTCTGGAAGAAGATGCTGCACGATGATGTCCATCGGCAATATACATGCACTCGATTTCTTCAAATGCGCTCCTCAGCTTCGCCACCTTTTCCTCTTCCCTGACGGCATACAGCCTATGTTCAACATCGTTTTCATCGATGACTCGCATTGAGAGAGGCAATTGCTTGCAGTACTCCTGCAAGAGATAATCAAGCTTTTCATCTGCTCTAAATGTGAGGAAGACCATTCCCGTATTTGCGTTGACAGTCTTTATATGATTCACCCTATCTTCTTCTTTGTCCTGTCTTGTGAGTTCATGCTTCTTGATGAGATCTTTCTGATACTCTTCCACACTAGCTCCGCCGACTACTCCAATCTGTACATGATCTTTCATCTTTTGCCAGTAAACGTAATAAATCGGTTCCTCCTCCTGTACGAGGATTCCATCATTCAGCATTCTTTCGAAGTTCTCTTTAGCCTTCAAATATACCGACTCGGCATAATGATCTGATTCCATTGGAAGATCAATCTCGGCTCTGATGACATGCATGAAGCTCTCAGGGCTTCTCCCAATCTCTCTGGCTTCTTCAAACGATATCACATCATAAGGTGGGCAGTTGACCTTTTGCTCCATTCCATCAGCAGGTCTCACCGCCCTAAAAGGTCTGAAATCAGACAAACTCTATCCCTCCTCAACAAATCGCGTATAGTAATCTCTCTGGAGATCAAATATCTCTTCTCCTTCATCATCATATCCATGGTGAGTATAACCTATAACATGCAGCACGCCGTGTATCAAGATATAGTAGAGTTCTTCTTCAAAGGAGTTATCAAACTCGGCAGCCTGCTCTGAGATTCTGTCGAGCGAAATTACTATATCACCGATCGTCTCTTCCTCCAAACCGTACTGAAAAGAAAGAACGTCTGTAGGTTCATTTTTGTGCCTGAATTCCTTGTTTATTCTTTCAATTTCGGAATCATCTGTAAGCAGAATGTTCAATGTTCCAATATCTCTGTCTCCAAGCTCTGCGCTGATAACCTTATCCACGATGCTAGTTATTTTGCTCTCTTCTATCTTCTTCAGTGTTTTGTTTTGGATCAGAATCTCCACTGATCGACACCACCTTTTCAGTAGCCTCTTTCGGATACTCGATTCTCTGTTGATTCATGCTCATCAAAACTCTCGTGAAGGCTTCAATAATCTTTTCCAGATCATCCAGATCAAGACCACTCTGGTCAAGTTGTCTTTCATTGTAGATACCGTTGACAACCTCTTCAACAAGCTCCTGGGTTTTTGCGGGAGTGGGCTTCTTTATGCTCTTGAACGCCGCCTCGACCGAATCGGCCAGCATGATTATTCCAGACTCCTTAAACTGGGGCTTTGGCCCCGGGTACCTAAAATCATCGCTCCGCTCTTCTTGACCCAATGTCTTTGCCTTGTGAAAGAAGAATTTCTTTATTCTTGTCCCGTGATGTTCTTTGATAACGTCCTCCAGAAGAAGCGGAAGCCTGTACTTTCTAGCCTGCTCAATGCCTTGTTTTACGTGTTCATTTATCACAAGATTCGACATTGAAGGGGTAATATTATCGTGTGGATTCGTTCCTTCTTGCTGGTTTTCAGTAAAATACTGCGGTCGCTTCGATTTACCTATGTCGTGAAAATACGAAGCAACTCTCGCTAGTATGGAGTTCGCTCCGATTCTCTCTGCAGCGGCCTCCGAAAGGTTAGCAAGTGATATACTGTGATAATAGGTTCCAGGTGCGTATATCGATAAATTCTTCAGCAGTGGGTGAGAGAGATTCCCCAATTCTATGAGACCCGTGTTGGAGTAGATTCTGCTTGCGTATTCCAGATAGGGGACTATTCCAATAACGATTACCGAAGAGAGAATCGGATTGGCGAAAGCAATCAGCAGATCCACAGCATGTATAGGCTCTCCTTGGAGTATTATTCTGATTGCGTTAATCGCTAGGAATATCAAACTAACTTCAAATCCAGCTCTGGCAATTTCGATTCTTCTCTCTATTGCCCTTGTTGTAAGCGCTGTCGCCAGCACTACTACTGACAACAAGATGAAAGTCTCAAGTGAGTTATCGAGATTGGCAGATGCAAGGAACGACATAAACAGCCCGCTGCCAATTCCTTCCTGATAACCTATCAGTACGGTCACCATTGACACACTTAGAAATATAGGAGTCATCTCCGGCAATAATGCCTCATCTGCAAGTGAGGGCACGAAGGAGTTTACAAAAACCCCAAAAGCGACCACCGAAAAGAATGTTATCCTGTATGCCCTGTGAAGATTGAAGTACCTGTTACTCCTCACTGACCTTTCGGCAAAAATATACCAGAGGATCGCCGAGCCCACAAAATAGAGGAAGGGTTTTGAGGGAAGCGTAAGAAATGGCAACCGGTTCAACAGCGCAAGAAACACGGGAAAGACAACGAAATTGGTGAGATCTTTGACATTCAGTAGTCTCTCTAGAGGGAACTGGACTTTGGGGATATCGCTATTCCTCGACCTTTTCTTCTCGTTCATACTCATCGTAAGCCTTTATAATGTCTTTCACAAGGGGATTTCTCACTACATCCTGTTCTGTCAAGTAGGAAAACCCTACTGTAGAGATCGATCCCAAAACTTTCTGCACAACAACTAGACCCGATCCCGAATCCCTGGGAAGGTCAATTTGAGTTATGTCCCCTGTAACAACCACCCTTGATCCAAAGCCTATCCTGGTAAGAAACATCTTCATTTGCTGATAAGTCGAATTTTGAGCCTCGTCAAGGATTATAAAAGAATTGTTTAGGGTCCTTCCCCTCATATATGCAAGAGGAACTACTTCGATTATCGAGCTCTCTCTGTAGTAAGCGAGTTTCTCTGCAGGAATCATCTCCATAAGTGCATCGTAGAGAGGCCTTAAATAGGGGTCAACTTTGTCGAGAAGGGTCCCGGGAAGATAACCCAGCTTCTCACCAGCTTCAACGGCGGGTCGAGTCAGAATTATCCTCTGAACCTTGCCTGATTTCAGAAAATCAACCGCCATTGCCACAGCCAAATAAGTCTTTCCAGTTCCGGCGGGACCGATAGAGAAGACTAGTTCCTTCTCCTTCATAATTTCCATATAATTCTTCTGCCCGATTGTTTTGGGCCTTATTCTATTAGAGAGTAAAGCTGTCTCCTTTACTTCGTTGTAAACCCCCTTGAAACTCTCTCCATCTTCGTCGTGCTGCAGGTGTTGATCAACAATATACTCGAACTCCCTCCACTCTACAAGATGGCCGTCTCTGTTCATTTGAACTAGTTCATCTACAATCTTTCCGGCTATGTCAATTCCAGTACCGTCTTCGCCTTTTATCCAGATCTCATCACCTATAATAGAAATCCTTACATCAAGTTTTTTTTGAATGAACTTTGCTTTTCGATCGTACTCTCCGAAAAGCTCGGCGACTTCAACCCCCATGGGAAGACTGAGCTTTCGTACCGCCAAAAGAACACCTCCTACTCCAGAGATTATACATTAATATTCCGAGATAAGGAGGAATTCACGGATCGGTAACTCACTCATCATCGTCGTTTGGAGTAAGTGCCTTTGCAGAGCTATTTAGCTCTGCAAGCAGATCTCTGATTCTTCTTGTTGTGAGGCCAAATTCCCTGGCAATCTCATTAATGTCATTTTTCAGGACCTCTGAACGTTGCAGTAAGAGCTCTTGTGAAACGCTCTTGTAGACTTCCTGAAGAAAATCTTTGTAACTTGTACCATTTACCATTCTAGCAACTATTGCCTCCTCGGCCAGAACCTTGACGTTCTTCGACATGGAGGAATTGACGGAAGCTTGAACAACATCATTCACCGCCAGATACTCCTCAATCATGTTGATAAGTTCTCTCACATTTCCGGGATAATTATATGATAGGAATCTCTCCTTCAGGTCCTGCGGGATATTCTCAAACTTCACGAGATATCCCTTTTTCTCAAGAATTTGATCGAAGATCAGTGAGATATCGCTCTTCCTTTCTCTCAAAGGCGGGAGATCTATCTTCACAGCCGAGAGTCTGTATCTTAAATCATTTCTCATAGCCGAATCGTCGTACCTGTTGGTTGCAGTTATGAAGCGGACATCCACCTTTATTGGCCTGGTCGCACCTATTTTGAAGAACTCCCGGTTCTCTGTTATTGCAAGTATCTTGGCCTGCAGGTTCAGCGGCATGTCTCCAATTTCATCTAGAAAAAGAGTTCCGTTATTTGCCTGTTCAATAAGACCAACTTTTTCGGAAGTCGCTCCGGTGAAGGCCCCCTTCTTGTACCCAAAGATCTCGCTCTCCAGTAAGTTCTCAGGTATCGCGGCGCAGTTTATCGAATAGAATGGCCTGGAACCTCTGGGAGAGAGCTTAGCTATTACTTCTGCAAGTAGATTCTTTCCCGATCCAGTTTCTCCGAGAATCATTATTGAACCGTCGTAAAACATGGAGAGAACAAGCATTTTCTTCATTTGAATGACTCTGCTGCTATTCCCAATCATCTTATCTAGATGGTCATTGACATTCGAGATGATTTCTTGCACTATCTGCCTCGGACTCTTGTAACTGCTTACCACTCTATAATATCCCTTGAATTCCTGCAGTTCTTCAGAATAGCCCCTAATAATAAATGCCCTAATCGGGTTGTTGTTAATCAGAATTATGTTCGTAAATGCAAAGATCCAGTCATTAAGAACATCTTTGCTGTACTTGCTCGCGTCTATGAAAAGAATAGTCGGCATTTCCTTACCCAGACCGACCAGATAATCGAAATCAACGTCAAATAGACTCTCAAAATACTTTTCACACTGCATTGATTCAAGATTTTCGCCTACCATAATGGTTCTGTAAAGCAAAACTACACCCCCCGGGTTTTCGTGAAGCCTCTGTGATTA is part of the Mesotoga sp. BH458_6_3_2_1 genome and encodes:
- the ispD gene encoding 2-C-methyl-D-erythritol 4-phosphate cytidylyltransferase, whose product is MKTGALIVAGGLGLRMHSSLPKQFMPLSGKEIFVRSVEVFHGSAFVDFIVLVVHKDWLGQARKILEKRGMDSVSVVSGGETRQESVQNGLLFCETIKPDIVMIHDAARPFFSKKQIPEILRLVTPGTGVVVTEKTADTVYLVEDEVVVDVPNRSNLRRAETPQTFKFQEILQAHRKAVTDGIHISTDDAQLFVGFGGRVLTVDSIVPNPKITTPLDFEMAELMIEREANFTGRD
- a CDS encoding DUF1015 domain-containing protein produces the protein MSDFRPFRAVRPADGMEQKVNCPPYDVISFEEAREIGRSPESFMHVIRAEIDLPMESDHYAESVYLKAKENFERMLNDGILVQEEEPIYYVYWQKMKDHVQIGVVGGASVEEYQKDLIKKHELTRQDKEEDRVNHIKTVNANTGMVFLTFRADEKLDYLLQEYCKQLPLSMRVIDENDVEHRLYAVREEEKVAKLRSAFEEIECMYIADGHHRAASSSRVRDLLKESNLEHTGDEEYNFFMAVAFPHSHLEIMDYNRVVQDLNGLSESEFLERVEFAFEVEDAPESPFKPLKRHDFGMCLLGKWYRLTAREGTFDAKDPVSSLDVDILQKNLLSPLLGIDNPRKDSRIDFVGGIRGLSALENRIANGWAVAFSMFPTSMEELLAVADQGRIMPPKSTWFEPKLRSGLVVHLLR
- the ybeY gene encoding rRNA maturation RNase YbeY, producing MEILIQNKTLKKIEESKITSIVDKVISAELGDRDIGTLNILLTDDSEIERINKEFRHKNEPTDVLSFQYGLEEETIGDIVISLDRISEQAAEFDNSFEEELYYILIHGVLHVIGYTHHGYDDEGEEIFDLQRDYYTRFVEEG
- a CDS encoding HDIG domain-containing metalloprotein codes for the protein MSMNEKKRSRNSDIPKVQFPLERLLNVKDLTNFVVFPVFLALLNRLPFLTLPSKPFLYFVGSAILWYIFAERSVRSNRYFNLHRAYRITFFSVVAFGVFVNSFVPSLADEALLPEMTPIFLSVSMVTVLIGYQEGIGSGLFMSFLASANLDNSLETFILLSVVVLATALTTRAIERRIEIARAGFEVSLIFLAINAIRIILQGEPIHAVDLLIAFANPILSSVIVIGIVPYLEYASRIYSNTGLIELGNLSHPLLKNLSIYAPGTYYHSISLANLSEAAAERIGANSILARVASYFHDIGKSKRPQYFTENQQEGTNPHDNITPSMSNLVINEHVKQGIEQARKYRLPLLLEDVIKEHHGTRIKKFFFHKAKTLGQEERSDDFRYPGPKPQFKESGIIMLADSVEAAFKSIKKPTPAKTQELVEEVVNGIYNERQLDQSGLDLDDLEKIIEAFTRVLMSMNQQRIEYPKEATEKVVSISGDSDPKQNTEEDRREQNN
- a CDS encoding PhoH family protein, which gives rise to MAVRKLSLPMGVEVAELFGEYDRKAKFIQKKLDVRISIIGDEIWIKGEDGTGIDIAGKIVDELVQMNRDGHLVEWREFEYIVDQHLQHDEDGESFKGVYNEVKETALLSNRIRPKTIGQKNYMEIMKEKELVFSIGPAGTGKTYLAVAMAVDFLKSGKVQRIILTRPAVEAGEKLGYLPGTLLDKVDPYLRPLYDALMEMIPAEKLAYYRESSIIEVVPLAYMRGRTLNNSFIILDEAQNSTYQQMKMFLTRIGFGSRVVVTGDITQIDLPRDSGSGLVVVQKVLGSISTVGFSYLTEQDVVRNPLVKDIIKAYDEYEREEKVEE
- a CDS encoding sigma 54-interacting transcriptional regulator, translated to MLYRTIMVGENLESMQCEKYFESLFDVDFDYLVGLGKEMPTILFIDASKYSKDVLNDWIFAFTNIILINNNPIRAFIIRGYSEELQEFKGYYRVVSSYKSPRQIVQEIISNVNDHLDKMIGNSSRVIQMKKMLVLSMFYDGSIMILGETGSGKNLLAEVIAKLSPRGSRPFYSINCAAIPENLLESEIFGYKKGAFTGATSEKVGLIEQANNGTLFLDEIGDMPLNLQAKILAITENREFFKIGATRPIKVDVRFITATNRYDDSAMRNDLRYRLSAVKIDLPPLRERKSDISLIFDQILEKKGYLVKFENIPQDLKERFLSYNYPGNVRELINMIEEYLAVNDVVQASVNSSMSKNVKVLAEEAIVARMVNGTSYKDFLQEVYKSVSQELLLQRSEVLKNDINEIAREFGLTTRRIRDLLAELNSSAKALTPNDDDE